A region of Streptomyces sp. NBC_01750 DNA encodes the following proteins:
- the rplM gene encoding 50S ribosomal protein L13, protein MRTYSPKPGDVTRQWHIIDAQDIVLGRLATTAANLLRGKHKPIYAPHMDMGDFVIIINAEKVHLSGNKKTQKMAYRHSGYPGGLRSVRYDELLAKSPEKAVEKAIKGMIPKNTLGRQMLSKLKIYAGDQHPHAAQQPVPFEITQVAQ, encoded by the coding sequence GTGCGTACGTACAGCCCCAAGCCCGGCGATGTCACGCGCCAGTGGCACATCATCGACGCGCAGGACATTGTCCTGGGCCGTCTGGCGACTACGGCAGCGAACCTCCTCCGGGGCAAGCACAAGCCGATTTACGCCCCCCACATGGACATGGGCGACTTCGTCATCATCATCAACGCCGAGAAGGTTCACCTCTCCGGCAACAAGAAGACCCAGAAGATGGCGTACCGCCACTCCGGGTACCCGGGTGGTCTCCGCTCCGTCCGCTACGACGAGCTGCTTGCCAAGAGCCCGGAGAAGGCTGTGGAGAAGGCCATCAAGGGCATGATCCCCAAGAACACCCTGGGTCGTCAGATGCTCTCGAAGCTGAAGATCTACGCGGGCGACCAGCACCCGCACGCTGCGCAGCAGCCGGTCCCGTTCGAGATCACCCAGGTCGCGCAGTAG
- the rpsI gene encoding 30S ribosomal protein S9, with product MAETTAETAVEGTEGEETFAEVTTFESETPVEGEYTSESLASRFGDPQPAAGLGRRKNAIARVRIVPGTGKWKINGRTLEDYFPNKVHQQEVNEPFKVLELDNRYDVIARISGGGVSGQAGALRLGVARSLNEADVDNNRAPLKKAGFLCRDDRAVERKKAGLKKARKAPQYSKR from the coding sequence GTGGCCGAGACCACTGCAGAGACCGCCGTCGAGGGCACCGAGGGCGAAGAGACCTTCGCCGAGGTGACCACCTTCGAGTCGGAGACCCCCGTCGAGGGCGAGTACACCAGCGAGTCGCTGGCGTCCCGCTTCGGCGACCCCCAGCCGGCTGCCGGCCTGGGCCGTCGCAAGAACGCCATCGCCCGCGTCCGGATCGTTCCGGGCACCGGCAAGTGGAAGATCAACGGTCGCACCCTTGAGGACTACTTCCCCAACAAGGTGCACCAGCAGGAAGTCAACGAGCCCTTCAAGGTGCTCGAGCTCGACAACCGCTACGACGTCATCGCCCGCATCTCGGGTGGCGGCGTCTCCGGCCAGGCCGGCGCCCTGCGCCTCGGCGTGGCCCGCTCGCTGAACGAGGCGGACGTGGACAACAACCGCGCCCCGCTGAAGAAGGCCGGCTTCCTCTGCCGTGACGACCGCGCGGTCGAGCGCAAGAAGGCCGGTCTCAAGAAGGCCCGTAAGGCACCGCAGTACAGCAAGCGCTAA
- the glmM gene encoding phosphoglucosamine mutase — MGRLFGTDGVRGVANADLTAELALGLSVAAAHVLAEAGTFAGHRPTAVVGRDPRASGEFLEAAVVAGLASAGVDVLRVGVLPTPAVAYLTGALGADLGVMLSASHNAMPDNGIKFFARGGHKLADELEDRIETVYEQHRTGEPWKRPTGAGVGRVTDYDEGFDKYVAHLIAVLPNRLDGLKVVLDEAHGAASRVSPEAFARAGAEVITIGAEPDGLNINDGCGSTHLGLLKAAVLEHGAALGIAHDGDADRCLAVDGAGEEVDGDQILAVLALAMREAGTLRGDTVVATVMSNLGFKLAMEREGVQLVQTAVGDRYVLESMKAEGYALGGEQSGHVIVLDHATTGDGTLTGLMLAARVAATGRSLAELAAVMQRLPQVLINVPDVDRSRVKTSAELATAVAEAEHELGATGRVLLRPSGTEPLVRVMVEAADIEQARSVAGRLADVVKSALG; from the coding sequence GTGGGACGACTCTTCGGCACGGACGGTGTGCGCGGTGTCGCCAACGCGGATCTGACGGCTGAGCTCGCGCTCGGCCTGTCGGTCGCTGCGGCGCATGTGCTCGCCGAGGCGGGCACATTCGCGGGCCATCGGCCGACGGCGGTGGTCGGGCGTGACCCCCGTGCTTCGGGTGAGTTCCTGGAGGCCGCCGTCGTGGCGGGTCTCGCGAGCGCGGGCGTGGACGTCCTGCGCGTCGGTGTGCTGCCGACCCCTGCCGTGGCGTACCTCACCGGTGCGCTGGGCGCCGACCTCGGTGTGATGCTCTCCGCGAGCCACAACGCCATGCCGGACAACGGCATCAAGTTCTTCGCTCGCGGCGGGCACAAGCTGGCCGATGAGCTCGAGGACCGTATCGAGACCGTGTACGAGCAGCACCGCACCGGCGAGCCGTGGAAGCGGCCGACCGGCGCCGGTGTCGGTCGCGTGACCGACTACGACGAGGGCTTCGACAAGTACGTCGCGCATCTGATCGCCGTACTGCCGAACCGGCTCGACGGGCTGAAGGTCGTCCTCGACGAGGCGCACGGCGCGGCCTCCCGGGTCTCGCCCGAGGCGTTCGCGCGGGCCGGGGCCGAGGTCATCACGATCGGCGCCGAGCCGGACGGGCTCAACATCAACGACGGGTGCGGATCCACGCACCTCGGGCTGCTGAAGGCGGCCGTCCTCGAGCACGGCGCGGCCCTCGGCATCGCGCACGACGGCGACGCGGACCGCTGCCTCGCCGTGGACGGCGCCGGCGAGGAGGTCGACGGCGACCAGATCCTCGCCGTGCTGGCGCTCGCCATGCGCGAGGCCGGAACGCTGCGCGGGGACACCGTCGTCGCCACCGTCATGTCCAACCTCGGCTTCAAGCTGGCGATGGAGCGCGAGGGTGTGCAGCTGGTGCAGACCGCGGTCGGCGACCGGTACGTCCTGGAGTCGATGAAGGCCGAGGGGTACGCGCTGGGCGGCGAGCAGTCCGGTCACGTGATCGTGCTCGACCACGCGACGACCGGCGACGGCACGCTCACCGGCCTGATGCTGGCGGCCCGCGTCGCCGCGACGGGCCGTTCGCTGGCGGAGCTGGCAGCGGTCATGCAGCGGCTGCCGCAGGTGCTCATCAATGTGCCGGACGTCGACAGGTCGCGCGTCAAGACGTCCGCGGAGCTGGCGACGGCCGTCGCCGAGGCGGAGCACGAGCTGGGTGCCACCGGCCGCGTACTGCTGCGTCCGTCGGGCACGGAGCCGCTGGTACGCGTCATGGTCGAGGCCGCCGACATCGAGCAGGCCCGCTCGGTGGCCGGGCGCCTCGCCGACGTCGTCAAGTCCGCGCTGGGCTGA